From Streptomyces sp. NBC_00690, a single genomic window includes:
- a CDS encoding ribonuclease HII — translation MPYEPPTHTVERSIRATTGAKVIAGVDEVGRGAWAGPVTVCAAITGLRQPPAGLTDSKLLSPKRRNQIAAELETWVTAHALGHASPEEIDQLGMTAALRLAACRALDALPVRPDAVILDGKHDYLGSPWQVRTVIKGDRSCIAVAAASVIAKVRRDAMMAELPGEFADFAFAANAGYPSPVHRAALEELGPTPYHRLSWAYLDALPRWQHLKKVRVPVNAAEGESEGQLGFDF, via the coding sequence ATGCCGTACGAACCACCCACACACACAGTCGAGCGCTCGATCCGAGCGACCACCGGCGCCAAGGTCATTGCTGGTGTCGACGAGGTCGGACGGGGGGCGTGGGCCGGTCCCGTCACGGTGTGCGCAGCCATCACCGGACTGCGCCAGCCTCCCGCCGGACTCACCGACTCCAAGCTGCTGAGCCCCAAGCGTCGCAATCAAATCGCGGCCGAACTGGAAACCTGGGTCACCGCCCATGCACTCGGGCACGCCTCGCCCGAAGAGATCGACCAGCTGGGGATGACCGCAGCCCTACGGCTCGCAGCGTGCCGCGCACTCGATGCGCTACCGGTGCGCCCGGACGCGGTCATCCTCGACGGGAAGCACGACTACCTCGGCTCTCCCTGGCAGGTCCGCACGGTGATCAAAGGGGACCGCTCGTGCATCGCGGTGGCGGCAGCGTCCGTCATCGCCAAGGTACGTCGCGACGCGATGATGGCCGAGCTGCCCGGCGAGTTCGCGGACTTCGCCTTCGCCGCCAATGCGGGATACCCCTCGCCCGTGCACAGGGCCGCGCTGGAAGAACTGGGGCCCACGCCCTACCACCGACTTTCCTGGGCCTATTTGGACGCGCTGCCCCGGTGGCAGCACCTCAAGAAGGTCCGGGTTCCCGTCAACGCGGCGGAAGGCGAGAGCGAGGGCCAGCTCGGCTTCGACTTCTGA
- a CDS encoding DUF4192 domain-containing protein — protein sequence MGTDEQQVTLRSAAELADALPYVLGYHPSDSIVVVALHGSRGRFGARVQLGIPPSPLEWPSVSQQLAECLIEGSERHGRRPDGIVVFLCQDPADNESARAAMERLRPLSHSLRTACGALDVPVYEALCISAGQFWSYCCPDDRCCPSEGNELAIPGTSVMAAAAAYAGVQVRGSQRELEARLRPPSVGSKTDQRRALDRAGTAMVTRLLEGGARTAISDETLALAGVVMARIAGTHPSAADYEADVEDDSLLTVDEAALLIHGLQDRETRDKAARWSEGSAAESALRLWRALSRRCVSPYAEYAAPTLTLAGWTTWSLGDKPAARVAFGLALSRDPQYILARLFQQACNQDLDVETVRQCLRVGHGQAIAATTVAGRTASEAREDQSSTVLPPVPEANARSKATAETVESTDTGKPSEVQMTIAISAEKSAPIIAQHDSTDSRRRPRQAPKKHPEPLRTGRSRPPSPAKPRKADRARPGSTRVDRARRHDPDRRETEKEG from the coding sequence ATGGGTACCGATGAGCAGCAGGTCACCCTGCGTAGTGCCGCCGAACTGGCCGATGCGCTGCCCTACGTCCTGGGATATCACCCGAGCGACTCGATCGTCGTCGTAGCACTGCATGGCAGCCGGGGCCGCTTCGGCGCCCGCGTGCAGCTGGGCATTCCGCCCTCACCGTTGGAATGGCCCTCGGTCTCGCAGCAACTCGCGGAATGCCTGATCGAAGGCAGCGAGCGTCACGGCCGCCGCCCCGACGGCATCGTCGTCTTTCTCTGCCAGGACCCCGCCGACAACGAGAGCGCCCGAGCGGCGATGGAGCGGCTACGACCGCTCTCCCACTCGCTGAGGACCGCGTGCGGTGCTCTCGACGTCCCGGTCTACGAGGCGCTGTGCATCTCCGCAGGACAGTTCTGGTCGTACTGCTGCCCCGATGACCGTTGCTGCCCCTCGGAGGGAAACGAGCTGGCGATTCCGGGTACGTCCGTCATGGCCGCTGCGGCGGCCTACGCAGGAGTCCAGGTGCGGGGATCGCAACGGGAGCTGGAGGCGCGACTACGGCCTCCCTCGGTGGGATCCAAGACGGATCAGCGCAGGGCGCTGGACAGGGCGGGCACCGCGATGGTGACCCGACTGCTCGAAGGAGGTGCACGGACGGCGATCTCCGACGAGACCCTGGCGCTGGCGGGTGTGGTGATGGCGCGGATCGCCGGAACGCACCCATCGGCGGCTGACTACGAGGCTGACGTCGAGGACGACTCCCTCCTCACGGTGGACGAGGCCGCCCTCCTGATCCATGGACTTCAGGACCGGGAAACCCGGGACAAAGCCGCCCGATGGTCCGAAGGCTCCGCCGCCGAATCTGCACTGCGGCTCTGGCGGGCCCTGTCGCGACGGTGCGTCAGCCCGTACGCGGAGTATGCCGCTCCAACCCTGACCCTCGCGGGCTGGACGACATGGTCCCTCGGGGACAAACCCGCTGCCAGGGTCGCCTTCGGACTCGCCCTCAGCAGGGACCCTCAATACATCCTTGCCCGACTTTTCCAACAGGCGTGCAACCAGGATCTCGACGTGGAGACCGTCCGCCAGTGCCTTCGCGTGGGTCACGGCCAGGCCATCGCCGCCACCACAGTGGCTGGACGAACGGCATCGGAGGCGCGAGAAGATCAGTCGTCAACGGTGCTCCCGCCCGTGCCCGAGGCGAACGCACGGTCGAAGGCGACCGCCGAAACCGTTGAGAGCACCGATACGGGCAAACCCTCCGAGGTGCAGATGACTATCGCCATCTCGGCGGAGAAGTCCGCACCGATCATCGCGCAGCACGACTCCACGGACTCCCGGCGGCGCCCGAGGCAGGCTCCGAAGAAGCACCCGGAGCCTTTGCGAACAGGGCGCAGTCGACCGCCTTCGCCCGCGAAGCCGCGCAAGGCCGACCGGGCCCGGCCTGGCAGCACTCGCGTCGACCGGGCACGGCGGCACGATCCGGATCGCCGGGAAACGGAGAAGGAGGGATGA
- a CDS encoding NUDIX hydrolase has translation MPPYDPSAYPPFAVTVDLVVLTVRRHALCALVVRRGESPFQGRWALPGGFVRGEEDLAAAAARELAEETGLYAHDPHSPASGNGAHLEQLATYGDPMRDPRMRVVSVAHLVLAPDLPAPRPGGDANSARWAFVEDLLSQDSGSGREGESPAPLAFDHARILADGVERARSKIEYSSLATAFCPPEFTVGELRRVYEAVWGVALDPRNFHRKVTGTPGFLVPSGGTTTRQGGRPAQLFRAGGATVLNPPMLRPEV, from the coding sequence ATGCCTCCCTACGACCCGTCGGCCTATCCCCCCTTCGCAGTCACCGTCGACCTGGTCGTGCTCACCGTGCGACGTCATGCGCTCTGTGCACTGGTCGTACGCCGTGGAGAGTCGCCCTTCCAGGGACGCTGGGCCCTTCCCGGCGGCTTCGTGCGGGGAGAGGAGGACCTGGCGGCTGCCGCAGCCCGAGAACTCGCCGAGGAGACCGGGCTCTATGCCCACGATCCCCACTCCCCGGCCTCCGGCAACGGTGCGCACCTGGAGCAACTCGCCACCTACGGTGACCCGATGCGTGACCCCCGTATGAGAGTGGTGAGCGTCGCGCACCTGGTGCTGGCTCCGGATCTGCCCGCACCACGACCGGGCGGCGATGCGAACAGCGCGCGGTGGGCCTTCGTTGAGGATCTGCTCAGTCAGGACAGCGGATCGGGACGCGAGGGGGAGTCGCCCGCACCACTGGCGTTCGACCATGCGCGCATCCTTGCGGACGGAGTGGAGCGCGCCCGGTCAAAGATCGAGTACTCCTCCCTGGCTACCGCCTTCTGCCCACCGGAGTTCACGGTGGGGGAGTTGCGCAGGGTGTACGAGGCCGTGTGGGGGGTCGCGCTCGACCCGAGGAACTTCCACCGCAAGGTGACCGGCACGCCAGGGTTCCTGGTGCCATCCGGTGGCACCACCACGCGGCAGGGAGGGCGTCCCGCACAACTCTTTCGGGCCGGTGGCGCCACCGTGCTCAACCCGCCGATGCTCCGACCGGAGGTCTGA
- a CDS encoding YdbC family protein — protein sequence MLVKWIRCTVVDRRGFERGQRKWAGLLGEPGFRGQSGGWSRVRPHTAHIFAFWESRAFYDSFMARSHDRLASGQSGTFKDMQVKLFDYRFDVKTGFEPRFTDVDVVRVAHCTVRAERVEHYALMQEKVWNPAMAGSPGMVRGFFGEAPGHEFLVMSMWKSAAEHGKYRRERVERLLLRAQAEADIEALAGDVVALEPSWTV from the coding sequence GTGCTGGTCAAGTGGATTCGTTGCACCGTGGTGGACCGTCGTGGGTTCGAGCGGGGGCAGCGGAAGTGGGCGGGGCTGCTGGGTGAGCCGGGGTTTCGGGGGCAGAGTGGTGGGTGGAGCAGAGTACGACCCCACACCGCTCACATATTCGCGTTCTGGGAATCCCGAGCGTTCTACGACTCCTTCATGGCGCGTTCCCACGATCGCTTGGCCTCAGGGCAGTCGGGGACGTTCAAGGACATGCAGGTCAAGTTGTTCGACTACCGATTCGATGTGAAGACGGGCTTCGAGCCGCGATTCACCGACGTCGATGTGGTCCGGGTCGCGCACTGCACGGTCCGTGCGGAGCGGGTCGAGCACTATGCGTTGATGCAGGAGAAGGTCTGGAACCCGGCGATGGCCGGCTCGCCCGGGATGGTGCGGGGATTCTTCGGAGAAGCGCCGGGCCACGAGTTCTTGGTGATGTCGATGTGGAAGTCCGCCGCCGAGCACGGCAAGTACCGCCGGGAACGCGTGGAGCGACTGCTTCTGCGGGCTCAGGCGGAAGCCGACATCGAGGCGCTCGCCGGTGATGTCGTCGCCCTCGAACCGTCCTGGACGGTCTGA
- a CDS encoding FadR/GntR family transcriptional regulator, which produces MSTLAHTMMTAARPADTGLAGSGELDRYPYGEQPAAERVAPPSWDGPDTELGRVGRRAAGNRGRGLHGQLVQQLGQMIVSGDLGADRPLVPEEIGQRFEVSRTVVRESLRVLEAKGLVSARPNVGTRVRPVADWNLLDADIIEWRAFGPQREDQRRELCELRWTIEPLAARLAAGHGREDVQQRLGDMVEIMGHALAQGDGITFSRADAEFHSLLIQLAGNRMLEHLSGIVSSALHVSGGPVTGCDRPNEASLGHHARIADALAAGDSQAAESAMRQLLTVHPEGERVVPAPREH; this is translated from the coding sequence GTGAGTACCCTTGCGCACACCATGATGACCGCCGCCCGCCCCGCTGACACCGGCCTCGCAGGTTCGGGCGAACTCGACCGATACCCCTACGGGGAGCAGCCTGCCGCTGAACGTGTGGCTCCGCCCTCCTGGGACGGGCCAGACACAGAGTTGGGACGCGTTGGCCGCCGCGCTGCCGGTAACCGGGGACGCGGCCTGCACGGCCAACTCGTTCAGCAACTTGGCCAGATGATCGTCTCCGGGGACCTGGGCGCCGATCGTCCGTTGGTTCCCGAGGAGATCGGACAGCGTTTCGAAGTCTCCCGCACCGTCGTGCGGGAGTCGCTCCGCGTCCTTGAGGCCAAGGGCCTGGTCAGCGCTCGCCCCAATGTCGGTACCAGGGTCCGTCCCGTTGCCGACTGGAACCTCCTCGACGCCGACATCATCGAATGGCGCGCCTTCGGCCCCCAGCGCGAGGACCAGCGTCGCGAGCTCTGCGAACTGCGCTGGACCATCGAGCCCCTCGCCGCCCGTCTCGCGGCCGGTCATGGCCGTGAGGACGTTCAGCAGCGCCTGGGTGACATGGTCGAGATCATGGGCCATGCCCTTGCGCAGGGTGATGGGATCACCTTCTCCCGCGCCGATGCCGAGTTCCATTCCCTGCTCATCCAGCTCGCCGGCAACCGCATGCTGGAGCACCTCTCCGGCATCGTCTCGTCCGCCTTGCACGTCTCGGGTGGCCCGGTCACCGGCTGTGACCGACCCAATGAGGCGTCCCTGGGTCACCACGCCCGCATCGCCGACGCCCTCGCCGCCGGCGACTCCCAGGCCGCCGAATCCGCGATGCGCCAGCTGCTGACGGTCCACCCGGAAGGGGAGCGCGTCGTGCCCGCACCCCGCGAGCACTGA
- a CDS encoding ADP-ribosylglycohydrolase family protein, with protein sequence MITDLSPARRLARALDSLRGLAVGDALGARFFVPSNHPLLKRREVPPGDWPWTDDTEMACSVVAVLAEHGRIDQDALASSFARHHDIDRGYSPTVNRMLRLIGEGGDWRELAVGLFQGQGSWGNGSAMRTAPLGAWYADDPEQATHQAEISSYTTHQHREAVVGAMAVAGAAALAAAPTGPPSAEELLDGVIALLPRSAVGAGLRRARDMLDYDDAATVAAVLGSGRRASAHDTVPFALWSAARSLGDFENAFWTTVEVGGDMDTTCAIACGVVAASSGGQPPEAWRGRTEELPDWLLRIPDRGK encoded by the coding sequence ATGATCACTGACCTCTCTCCCGCCCGGCGACTCGCCCGGGCCCTGGACAGCCTGCGCGGCCTGGCCGTGGGGGATGCCCTGGGTGCCCGGTTCTTCGTGCCGTCCAACCATCCGCTGCTGAAGCGACGCGAAGTGCCGCCCGGTGACTGGCCGTGGACCGACGACACCGAGATGGCCTGTTCAGTCGTGGCCGTACTCGCCGAACACGGCAGGATCGACCAGGACGCCCTCGCCAGCTCCTTCGCCCGCCACCATGACATAGACCGCGGCTACAGCCCCACGGTCAACCGGATGCTGCGGCTCATCGGAGAGGGCGGCGATTGGCGGGAACTCGCGGTGGGTCTGTTCCAGGGGCAGGGTTCCTGGGGCAATGGTTCAGCCATGCGGACCGCCCCGCTCGGGGCCTGGTACGCCGATGACCCCGAGCAGGCCACGCACCAGGCTGAGATCTCCTCGTACACCACGCACCAGCACCGCGAGGCCGTGGTGGGCGCCATGGCCGTGGCCGGCGCCGCCGCCCTTGCTGCGGCTCCGACGGGTCCACCGTCGGCGGAGGAACTGTTGGACGGTGTGATCGCGCTGCTGCCGCGCAGTGCTGTGGGGGCGGGACTGCGCCGGGCCCGCGACATGCTCGACTACGACGACGCGGCGACCGTCGCCGCCGTCCTCGGCAGCGGACGACGGGCCAGCGCCCATGACACGGTTCCGTTCGCCCTCTGGTCGGCGGCACGGTCGCTGGGAGACTTCGAGAACGCGTTCTGGACCACGGTCGAGGTCGGCGGGGACATGGACACGACCTGTGCGATCGCGTGTGGAGTGGTCGCCGCCAGCAGTGGTGGGCAGCCGCCCGAGGCATGGCGCGGGCGGACCGAGGAACTCCCTGACTGGCTCCTGCGAATCCCTGACCGAGGGAAGTGA
- a CDS encoding RecQ family ATP-dependent DNA helicase: MTNADQTDDRRSTDPVDITDLAGLRAEADAVLARLVSDDTGRARLRDDQWRAIEALVAQKRRALVVQRTGWGKSAVYFVATSLLRRRGSGPTVIVSPLLALMRNQVEAAAKARINARTINSSNSEEWAQIQQEIAAGGVDVLLVSPERLNNPGFRDEVLPQLAAATGLLVVDEAHCISDWGHDFRPDYRRLRTMLAELPSDVPVLATTATANARVTADVAEQLGTGGGAGGESEALVLRGPLDRESLSLGVLQLPDAATRLAWLADHLGELPGSGIIYTLTVAAAEEVTTSLRRSGHVVTSYTGRTENADRQQAEDDLLANRVKALVATSALGMGFDKPDLGFVVHLGSPSSPIAYYQQVGRAGRGVEHAEVLLLPGKEDEAIWKYFASVAFPPEELVRRTLDVLARSDRPLSLPALEPLVDLRRTRLETMLKVLDVDGAVRRVKGGWTATGQPWTYDADRFARVAKQREVEQQAMREYARSSACRMEFLRRQLDDEAATPCGRCDNCAGGRFSDKVSDAALEAARGELSRPGVEVEPRKMWPTGLASVGVGLKGRIPVSEQASAGRALGRLSDIGWGNRLRPLLAPQASDGPIPDDVAQAVVTVLADWAKGPGGWASGAADAPARPIGVVTVASRSRPELVGSLGARIAEVGRLPLLGSVAYTPEGMESRPSRTNSAQRVRTLYDAFVVPPGLAEALSGGGPVLLVDDISESGWTLAVAARLLLKAGATGVFPLVLAVQA, encoded by the coding sequence ATGACCAACGCAGACCAAACGGATGACAGGCGTTCCACCGACCCGGTCGACATCACTGACCTCGCGGGTCTGCGGGCGGAGGCCGACGCCGTCCTGGCCCGTCTCGTCTCGGACGACACGGGCCGAGCTCGGCTGCGTGACGACCAGTGGCGTGCGATCGAGGCGCTCGTCGCTCAGAAACGTCGGGCGCTGGTCGTTCAACGGACGGGGTGGGGCAAGTCCGCGGTCTACTTCGTGGCGACCTCGTTGCTGCGTCGACGGGGCAGCGGCCCGACCGTCATCGTGTCCCCACTGCTCGCCCTCATGCGCAACCAGGTGGAAGCAGCCGCCAAGGCGAGGATCAACGCCCGGACGATCAACTCGTCGAACAGCGAGGAGTGGGCCCAGATCCAACAGGAGATCGCCGCAGGCGGCGTCGATGTTCTGCTCGTCAGCCCGGAGCGTCTGAACAACCCTGGCTTCCGGGACGAGGTGCTGCCCCAACTCGCCGCCGCCACCGGGCTGCTCGTGGTGGACGAGGCCCACTGCATCTCCGACTGGGGTCACGACTTCCGCCCCGACTACCGTCGGCTTCGCACCATGTTGGCCGAACTGCCCTCTGATGTTCCCGTGCTGGCGACGACTGCGACGGCCAACGCCCGTGTCACGGCTGACGTCGCCGAACAGCTGGGCACGGGTGGTGGCGCAGGTGGAGAGTCCGAAGCCCTGGTGCTCCGCGGCCCGTTGGATCGGGAGAGCCTGAGTCTGGGCGTCCTGCAACTGCCCGATGCGGCCACCCGGCTGGCCTGGCTCGCCGACCATCTCGGGGAGCTGCCAGGATCCGGAATCATCTACACACTCACGGTCGCCGCGGCCGAGGAAGTCACCACCAGCCTTCGCCGCAGCGGGCATGTGGTCACCTCGTACACCGGTCGCACGGAGAACGCCGACCGCCAGCAGGCCGAGGACGACCTCCTCGCCAACCGGGTCAAGGCCCTCGTGGCAACCTCCGCGCTCGGCATGGGTTTCGACAAGCCCGACCTCGGATTCGTCGTCCACCTGGGCTCACCTTCCTCGCCGATCGCCTACTACCAGCAGGTGGGGCGCGCCGGCCGTGGTGTGGAGCACGCCGAGGTGCTCCTGTTGCCGGGCAAGGAGGACGAAGCGATCTGGAAGTACTTCGCCTCGGTCGCCTTTCCTCCTGAGGAGTTGGTCCGGCGCACGCTCGATGTGTTGGCGCGTTCGGATCGTCCGCTCTCCCTGCCCGCGCTCGAACCGCTCGTGGACCTGCGGCGCACCAGGCTGGAGACCATGCTGAAGGTGCTGGACGTGGACGGGGCGGTGCGGCGGGTCAAGGGCGGTTGGACGGCCACCGGTCAGCCCTGGACCTACGACGCCGACCGTTTCGCCCGGGTGGCCAAGCAGCGGGAGGTCGAACAGCAGGCGATGCGGGAGTACGCGCGATCCTCGGCGTGCCGGATGGAGTTCCTCCGAAGGCAGTTGGACGACGAGGCAGCAACACCCTGTGGGCGCTGCGACAACTGTGCGGGCGGTCGGTTCAGCGACAAGGTTTCGGATGCGGCCCTGGAAGCCGCCCGCGGTGAGCTCAGCCGGCCGGGTGTCGAGGTGGAGCCCCGGAAGATGTGGCCGACGGGGCTCGCGTCCGTGGGCGTCGGGCTCAAGGGCCGGATCCCCGTCTCCGAGCAGGCTTCCGCCGGGCGGGCGCTGGGCCGGCTCTCCGACATCGGCTGGGGCAACCGGCTACGGCCGCTGCTGGCTCCGCAGGCGTCCGACGGCCCCATCCCGGATGATGTGGCCCAGGCTGTCGTGACAGTGCTCGCCGACTGGGCGAAGGGCCCGGGGGGCTGGGCGTCCGGGGCAGCTGACGCGCCTGCCCGTCCGATCGGCGTGGTGACCGTGGCTTCCCGAAGCCGCCCTGAGTTGGTCGGTTCTCTGGGTGCGCGCATCGCCGAGGTGGGTCGCTTGCCGCTGCTGGGCTCGGTGGCCTACACCCCGGAGGGCATGGAGTCCCGACCCTCGCGTACGAACAGCGCTCAGCGCGTGCGAACCTTGTACGACGCCTTCGTCGTACCGCCAGGTCTGGCGGAGGCCCTCAGCGGGGGCGGCCCCGTTCTCCTGGTCGATGATATTTCTGAATCTGGTTGGACCTTGGCTGTGGCGGCCCGACTCCTGCTGAAGGCTGGAGCGACGGGGGTGTTTCCGCTGGTCCTGGCGGTTCAGGCGTGA
- a CDS encoding ATP-binding cassette domain-containing protein yields the protein MLQAIGLTSRPGRSGPPAVRDLSFEAGPGQVTALFGPAGAGKSTALRLMLELEPGRGITYFRGNPLHRIAHPAREVGALLGDVPGHPARTARGQLRMLCAAAGVALARADELLRDIGLTALGDQRLDALPLAADRRLGIAAALLGAPQTLLLDEPGRGLTAREQAWQYGLMRAHADRGGTVLWTTHDPKEAARIGDRVVTVDEGRLIADQEVVDFARTRLRPRVVVCTPYAARLASLLHREARVARRSVEVVVDAGSELSVYGSNCAEVGEIAYRHRVLVHRLTEETGGSIVPGHAGGGTRERSQRQDRIAIAPLPPQLQQAPDRMHPSHSARGNGEHPEGEAKEGEAKSKSRVPAVALAAAPGQGVERSGHSSPPSAGPSPGSVSAVELIPSQPPSQPPRRPLRSPLRPVRYELLRLLGVRTAALVFGAALLVSPVLCLLLARSREVPVPVAIAAWPDFLPLPPAALCAGLIGALSFGEEFRYPVLAARGTVPRRVALLLAKMLVTGAVAVLIALLVAGIDTQVLAVVYGREAIVVQGNLPALLMHWCALAIGCAWAGLLAAGVFRVTAAGVAAVMFVPVVIAPLVRQASVVPSARSTAGLPDRVRELAWFWLPHQTDDLLLAGVRMLAQPVGTALGLSLAVLVCMFVFVGLRRRTHC from the coding sequence ATGCTTCAGGCCATCGGACTCACCAGCAGGCCCGGGCGATCGGGCCCACCCGCCGTTCGGGACCTCAGCTTCGAGGCCGGGCCGGGGCAGGTCACGGCCCTGTTCGGGCCCGCCGGGGCGGGCAAGTCCACGGCGCTTCGCCTCATGTTGGAGCTTGAGCCTGGTCGTGGCATCACCTACTTCCGCGGGAACCCCCTCCATCGAATCGCCCATCCGGCCCGGGAGGTGGGGGCGCTCCTGGGCGACGTACCCGGGCATCCGGCCCGCACGGCGCGTGGACAACTCCGGATGCTCTGTGCCGCGGCGGGGGTTGCGTTGGCCCGTGCTGATGAGTTGCTCCGGGACATCGGCCTCACAGCTCTGGGCGACCAACGCCTCGACGCCCTGCCGCTGGCCGCTGACCGCAGACTCGGCATCGCCGCTGCTCTGCTCGGCGCTCCCCAGACCCTGCTGTTGGACGAGCCGGGGAGGGGGCTCACCGCACGGGAACAGGCTTGGCAGTACGGATTGATGCGTGCTCACGCAGACCGAGGTGGAACGGTCCTGTGGACGACCCATGACCCGAAGGAGGCGGCCCGGATCGGGGACCGTGTGGTCACTGTGGACGAGGGAAGATTGATCGCGGACCAGGAGGTCGTTGACTTCGCGCGAACCAGGCTGCGCCCGCGCGTCGTCGTGTGCACTCCCTATGCCGCACGCCTGGCCTCACTTCTGCACCGCGAGGCGCGGGTTGCCAGGCGATCCGTCGAAGTGGTCGTTGACGCGGGCAGCGAACTCTCCGTCTACGGCAGCAACTGCGCCGAGGTGGGGGAGATCGCGTACCGCCATCGTGTCCTCGTACACCGCCTCACAGAGGAGACGGGCGGCTCGATCGTCCCCGGTCACGCGGGCGGCGGCACGCGGGAGCGGAGCCAACGCCAAGACCGGATTGCCATCGCTCCACTTCCGCCGCAGCTCCAGCAGGCCCCCGACCGCATGCATCCTTCCCACTCGGCCAGGGGAAACGGCGAGCATCCAGAAGGTGAGGCCAAGGAGGGTGAGGCCAAGAGCAAGAGCCGGGTGCCCGCTGTTGCGCTGGCCGCGGCTCCCGGGCAAGGTGTCGAGCGATCCGGACACTCGTCGCCGCCCTCGGCCGGGCCGAGCCCCGGGTCCGTCTCTGCGGTTGAGCTGATTCCGAGCCAGCCGCCGAGTCAGCCGCCGCGTCGCCCCCTCCGCAGCCCGTTGCGTCCAGTCCGCTATGAACTGTTGCGATTGCTCGGCGTTCGAACCGCTGCGTTGGTCTTCGGCGCCGCCCTCCTGGTCTCCCCGGTCCTGTGTCTGTTGCTCGCCCGCTCTCGTGAAGTCCCGGTGCCGGTCGCCATCGCTGCCTGGCCAGATTTTCTCCCCCTGCCTCCAGCGGCTCTCTGCGCCGGTCTGATCGGAGCGCTCTCCTTCGGTGAGGAGTTTCGCTATCCGGTACTGGCCGCTCGCGGCACGGTGCCCCGCAGGGTTGCCCTGCTGCTCGCCAAGATGCTGGTCACGGGAGCCGTCGCGGTGCTGATCGCGCTGCTGGTCGCGGGCATCGACACACAGGTGCTCGCCGTCGTCTACGGCCGGGAGGCGATCGTCGTCCAAGGGAACCTGCCGGCGCTACTGATGCATTGGTGCGCCCTGGCCATTGGGTGTGCCTGGGCCGGACTGCTGGCTGCCGGTGTCTTCCGTGTCACCGCGGCGGGTGTGGCCGCAGTGATGTTCGTACCGGTCGTCATCGCACCTCTTGTGCGGCAGGCGTCCGTCGTCCCGTCAGCGCGTTCGACGGCCGGGCTCCCTGACAGGGTGCGTGAGCTGGCCTGGTTCTGGTTGCCGCACCAGACCGACGACCTGCTGCTGGCGGGGGTCCGCATGCTGGCCCAACCCGTCGGAACAGCCCTGGGGTTGTCGTTGGCTGTCCTGGTCTGCATGTTTGTGTTCGTCGGGCTTCGCCGGAGAACGCATTGCTGA
- a CDS encoding histidine phosphatase family protein, with the protein MARPRRIVLVRHGESEGNADDTVYEREPDHALRLTSTGVVQAEEAGVRLRELFGGEQVSVYVSPYRRTHETFRAFDLDPSLVRVREEPRLREQDWGNWQDKDDVQLQKTYRDTYGHFFYRFAQGESGADVYDRVGAFLESLHRSFESPDHPPNVLLVTHGLTMRLFCMRWFHWTVAEFESLSNPRNGEMRVLQLGDDGRYTLDLPFDRWRTPEPYGTGG; encoded by the coding sequence ATGGCAAGACCGCGACGCATCGTCCTCGTCCGACATGGTGAGTCGGAGGGGAACGCCGACGACACCGTGTACGAGCGCGAGCCCGATCACGCCCTGCGGCTGACGAGTACCGGAGTGGTACAGGCCGAAGAGGCGGGCGTTCGGCTCCGTGAATTGTTCGGGGGCGAACAGGTCAGCGTGTACGTCTCGCCCTATCGGCGCACCCATGAGACCTTCCGGGCGTTCGACCTCGATCCGTCCTTGGTCCGGGTGCGTGAGGAGCCCCGACTTCGCGAGCAGGACTGGGGAAACTGGCAGGACAAGGACGATGTCCAACTGCAGAAGACCTATCGGGACACGTACGGGCACTTCTTCTACCGCTTCGCCCAGGGCGAGTCGGGCGCCGATGTGTACGACCGAGTGGGCGCCTTCCTGGAAAGCCTTCATCGCAGTTTCGAATCCCCAGACCATCCGCCCAATGTGCTGCTGGTGACGCACGGTCTGACCATGCGGCTGTTCTGCATGCGTTGGTTCCATTGGACGGTCGCGGAATTCGAATCCCTCTCCAATCCCCGCAATGGAGAGATGCGGGTGCTTCAGTTGGGGGATGACGGGCGCTACACCCTTGACCTGCCCTTTGACCGCTGGCGCACCCCCGAACCGTATGGGACGGGCGGATAG
- a CDS encoding TerD family protein yields the protein MSSLSKGVGKVEVSLRWDPSPLGEPAHDLDLVAATYTVDEPHGDPAYVVHFDSRSPDGTITLTRDSQTGQGFGADEVLTLEFERLAATYGRVVVGVVIQQRDRRRAFSDVNNTVVRIAEGPTELWKSTLSEVPHSTAAVVAEFVRGESGTWLFHETVRGLDTDPEAFIGLMGRN from the coding sequence TTGAGCAGCCTGAGCAAGGGCGTCGGCAAGGTCGAGGTGAGTCTTCGATGGGATCCGAGTCCGCTGGGTGAACCCGCCCACGACCTCGATCTCGTCGCTGCGACCTACACCGTGGACGAACCGCACGGCGACCCGGCCTACGTGGTCCACTTCGACAGTCGGTCGCCCGACGGGACGATCACCCTGACCAGGGACAGCCAGACGGGGCAGGGCTTCGGCGCCGACGAGGTGCTGACCCTGGAGTTCGAGCGACTCGCAGCGACCTACGGGCGGGTCGTCGTCGGGGTGGTCATTCAGCAACGCGACCGTCGGCGCGCGTTCAGCGATGTGAACAACACGGTGGTACGCATCGCGGAGGGCCCGACGGAGCTGTGGAAGAGCACGCTGTCCGAGGTGCCCCACTCCACGGCCGCAGTGGTCGCGGAGTTCGTTCGGGGCGAATCGGGCACCTGGCTGTTCCATGAGACGGTTCGTGGCCTCGACACCGATCCCGAGGCGTTCATCGGCCTGATGGGCCGGAACTGA